From Lolium perenne isolate Kyuss_39 chromosome 5, Kyuss_2.0, whole genome shotgun sequence, a single genomic window includes:
- the LOC127304302 gene encoding uncharacterized protein, producing MEGDMIEQFQAEYEEEMLNEEAVPRWRRRREFIRRDRLGAHDRLFEDYFADDCNYPPSYFRRRGEAPVVNFTVNGHEYHYGYYLADGIYPSWPVFMKGVTLSQSEKHRVFTAAQSARRKDVECAFGVLKARFNILVVPGRSYSRRTLGLIMRACVILHNMIIDDERGTNLDNIYETVASNVGPAIHHHAPPSLAARIQMDTEMRELPMYTQLQHDLIEHVWANS from the exons ATGGAGGGTGATATGATCGAGCAGTTCCAGGCGGAGTATGAGGAGGAGATGCTCAACGAGGAGGCGGTGCCAAGATGGCGACGCCGCCGAGAGTTCATCAGGCGTGATCGTCTGGGTGCCCACGATCGGCTCTTcgaggactacttcgccgacgactgCAATTATCCTCCGAGCTACTTTCGGCGAAG GGGAGAAGCACCCGTAGTGAACTTCACGGTGAATGGACACGAGTACCACTATGGTTACTACCTTGCCGACGGCATCTACCCCTCCTGGCCGGTGTTCATGAAAGGTGTTACTCTTTCACAAAGTGAAAAACATCGAGTGTTCACTGCTGCTCAATCAGCGCGTCGCAAAGATGTCGAGTGTGCCTTTGGAGTGCTGAAGGCTAGGTTCAACATTCTAGTAGTTCCGGGACGCTCCTACTCGAGGCGTACTCTTGGGTtgatcatgcgtgcatgtgtcattctgcacaacatgatcatcgacgatGAGCGTGGTACAAATTTGGACAACATCTATGAGACAGTTGCTTCAAATGTCGGTCCTGCAATACACCACCATGCACCACCAAGCCTAGCAGCCAGGATTCAGATGGACACCGAAATGAGGGAGTTACCGATGTATACACAGCTCCAGCATGATTTGATTGAGCATGTGTGGGCTAATTCCTAG
- the LOC127302633 gene encoding uncharacterized protein, producing MLNERSDFRDLIMEIISKQSEVRVGKKAKSNRFPFTLMLVVPDQKNFDNKGSEINIGYACVTHNWRFSSKLWFYVGASPCNSPEIRRRQCNLVTVEGREERQPLLCQEEMIGRSVPLPSPRGAPSASRCSYGRSAVNKDRGSSLYIWRRIRKEAILIYQPVQMTIECCGSGKHITLVTLVKMKMECVRHMIKNHEDAAAIYVLKHVFQFRFILMHLSTLLCYLTIVHWSSYFCFIFLAIFFNSLQQHVANIWPLYCPLLYEIFAHAIIVQTLHSESTCVCQYWLLFVAFFAFN from the exons ATGCTGAACGAGCGGAGTGACTTCCGAGACCTCATAATGGAGATCATCTCTAAACAAAG CGAGGTAAGGGTTGGAAAAAAAGCAAAGTCTAACAGATTCCCTTTTACTCTCATGTTAGTGGTGCCGGACCAGAAAAACTTTGATAATAAAG GTTCTGAAATTAATATCGGTTATGCCTGTGTAACGCACAA CTGGCGCTTCTCCTCCAAGTTGTGGTTTTATGTCGGTGCCTCGCCATGTAACAGCCCAGAGATAAGAAGACGCCAGTGCAATTTGGTGACAGTGGAGGGTAGGGAGGAGCGCCAACCGCTGCTCTGTCAGGAGGAGATGATCGGGAGGAGCGTGCCGTTGCCATCACCTCGAGGAGCACCGAGTGCCAGCCGCTGCTCCTACGGGAGGAGCGCCGTCAACAAAGATCGAGGTTCCTCTCTATATATTTGGAGGAGGATTCGAAAG GAAGCTATATTGATCTACCAACCGGTTCAGATGACAATTGAATGTTGTGGTTCAGGAAAGCATATTACCTTGGTCACACTGGTTAAGATGAAAATGGAATGTGTCCGGCACATGATCAAGAACCATGAAGATGCGGCTGCAATTTACGTTTTGAAGCATGTATTTCAGTTCAGATTCATACTAATGCATCTATCTACCTTGCTATGTTATCTGACAATTGTTCACTGGTCAAGTTATTTTTGCTTTATTTTTCTGGCCATTTTTTTCAACTCCTTACAACAGCATGTTGCCAACATCTGGCCCCTTTACTGTCCTCTACTCTATGAAATATTTGCACATGCTATTATTGTTCAGACACTACATTCCGAGAGCACTTGTGTTTGCCAGTATTGGCTGCTGTTTGTGGCTTTCTTTGCCTTCAATTGA